ATTGATCCTAAAAATGAGCATATACAGATCAAGGATTTTACCACAGAAATTCTTCCTACCGAAGCAAGATATCTTAAAGTAAAAGCCTACTACTTTGGGAAACTTCCAAAATCGCATCAGGGAAATGGTGGTGAAACCTATATCTTTATTGATGAAATTTCTGTACAATAAAACTATAATAGCCTCTTCATTTTTGAAGAGGCTATTTTATAATTTATTCAATATTTTAATTTATTCGTTCAGCCCATTGAAGAACTTCCGGAAGTTCCATATCTGAAAATTCAATATGGATTACTCTTCTTTTCTTTCCGTTGGTGGTTCTGTTTGAGCCATGCAAAATGAGAGGCTTCATCAGCATAACTCCACCTTTTTCCACATTGCAGATCTTTTCTGATTCTATTTTCCAATCTATGGTTTCCGGTCTGTATATTCCCTTGGAATGGGATTTTGGAACGACTTTTAAAGCTCCGTTATTTTCATCTGTATTATCTAAATGGATCCTGATGGTATAAATATTCTCTAAAATATTCAATGGAGGCTGAACAGCAAACTGATTTTGCTTTGTTGTCCAGGGTCCAAAATTGGAGAGTTCCAGTTTTTTATCTACAGAAATGGTCAGATCCTGATGATAGGCTACATACCAATTGGATGTTTCAGGTTTATCAAAATAGATGCTTTTTACAACAAAATATTTTTCTCCAAAGATTTCTGTAATGATTCGTTGGATGTTATCATTAAAGATGAGGTCCTTTATTTCCGGTATTTCCTTTAAAAACTGTCTTATTGCAAAAAGATCTTCAGATTTCCTGAAATTTTCCCATGAAGTATCTATACCATTCAAAACAGCTATTATTTTTTCTACTTCATCATCAGAAAAAACATTATCTATAATGGAAAAGCCATATTCAAGAATATGGCTTTTATAAGTTTCTAAGTTTTTTAAACTCATTGATATTTAAATTTTGTCTAATGGTTCCGTTAATTGTCCCTCCCACTTCGATACTGCAGAAGTAGCCAATGTATTTCCTAACACGTTAGTCATACTTCTTCCCATATCACAGAAATGGTCAATTGGCAGGATTAAAGCAATTCCTTCCGGTGGAATTCCGAACATGGAACAAGTTGCTACAATAATTACCAGTGAAGCTCTTGGAACTCCCGCAATTCCCTTAGAGGTAAGCATCAATACCAAAAGCATAGTGATCTGCTGTCCGATAGTCATTTCAATACCGTAGATCTGTGCAATGAAGATAGAAGCAAACGTCATATACATCATACTGCCATCCAGATTGAAAGAGTATCCTAAAGGTAAAATAAAAGACACTACTCTGCTGTTACACCCGAATTTTTCAAGCTCTTCCACCAATTTCGGGAATACAGCTTCTGAACTGGTTGTAGAGAAAGCAATCAATAATGGTTCTTTAATTCTTTTTAATAAGTCAAATAAACGGTTTCCTAAGATAAAGTATCCTACCAATAAAAGCACTAGCCAAAGTACGCCCAGCGCAAAGAAGAAGTCTCTTAGATAGATAGCATATACTTTAAATATTTCAAAACCATTGGTAGCCACTACAGCTGCAATAGCTCCCAATACCCCAAGCGGAGCAAACCACATGATATATCCTACCATTTTAAGGATCCCATGAGCCATAATATCGAAAAGCTTAACAACAGGCTTAGAATATTCTTCACCCAAATTAGCCAAAGCCACTCCAAACATAATAGCAAATACTACAATCTGTAATACTTCATTTGTAGCAAAGGCTTCAAATAAACTTTTAGGAATCATGTGCTTTACAAAGTCTTCCAGAGAAAAGCTCTTGCTGCTTTTAAGAAGTTCATCAGCAGAAGCAACATCCTGAATAGGTAATTTGGTAACGTGCCCCGGCTCCAGCCAGTTCACAAGTATCAATCCTATGAAAAGGGAAATCAAAGAAGCAGAAATGAACCAAAGCATTGCCTTTGTTCCTACTCTTCCAATCATTTTAATGTCGCTCATTTTAGCAATCCCCACTACCAAAGTAGTAAAAACCAAAGGCGCAATAATCATCTGTACCAATCTGATGAAAACAGTTCCAAGTAGTTTTATATTCTTGGAAAAAGGTTCTGCACTTTCAGGATACTGCACGTGTACAATTCCTCCAATCCCTACTCCCAGGATAAGCGCAATGATAATTGCTATAAAAAGTTTATTCTGTCCTTTCATATATATAGTTCAATTTGCGCAAATATAATGGTTTTTGAATTGGCAGTATATTTTATTCTAAACACGTTAAGGCCACATTAATTTTTTGAAACATAAAAATTAAATCACTGGTTCAGAAAATATTGTAAAAAATTTAAGAAACATTTATTGATTTTTTATTCTTTTGGTACAAATTTTATTATTACATTTGATTGTATAACAACATTAAAATAAATATACAATATGAAAAAAACTATCGCAATGGCTGCATTAGCTGTAGCTGTATCTTTCGGGGCAGTTTCTTGTAAAAAGAAAATTTCTGATGCTGATCTTCAGACCCAAGCTACAACTGTAGTAACTTCTAATCCCAATGCTTCTGTTGAAGTAAAAGAAGGTGTGGCTCACTTAAGCGGAACTTTCGCTGATCAACAATCTAAGGATGCAATGATTGCACAATTAAAGGCAATCACTGGAGTAAAGGATGTAATGGATATGTCTAAAGTAGAGGCAGCTCCTGTTGTTGCACCTGTAGAAACTAAATCTGCAGTAGATCCTGCTATCCAGAAAAAAGTTCAGGATGCTGTTAAAGATTTCCCTACCGTAAAAGTAGAAGTAGTAAATAACGAGCTTACTCTTACAGGAAATGTTTCTCAGGAACAAGCTAAAAAAATTAAGCAGTCTGTAGACGCTTTAAAAGTAGGTAAAGTAAAATATAACTACACTGTAAAATAATTAAATTAAGATGAGTACATTACAAGATAAATATTCAAGCGTAGTTGCAGCGGCTCAGTCTGCTGGAATTTCAAATCTTCAGGTTCAGGAGCAAGACGGAATTCTATATGTTTCCGGTGGTGCTTCCAATTCTGCAGCTAAAGATGCTGTATGGAATGCTTTAGGAGCTATTGACTCTACGTATTCTGCTTCAGACATCAATATTGACGTACAGGTGGAAGGGCTTGCTTCAGGAGCTTCTTTAACTGTAGCTACAGAAGATTCTAACCTAAACATCAGACAGGAGCCTTCTACAGAAGCTGCTGTTGTAGGTAAAGCTGCAAAAGGTTCTTCAGTAACTTTAATTGAACAAACTTCTGATGACTGGTGGAAAGTAAAAAATGCTGACGGGCAGGAAGGATATGCTTATTCAAGATATTTGAAAGCATAATTTCATAAAAAAATAATTTTTGAAATATTTTAAAAAGACATCTCCTCATGGAGATGTTTTTTTTTATTTTTACCGCCTTGAAAAGAACTCAATGAAGAAAATTATTCTGCTACTGATCTTGATATTCAATGTCCTGATTCTTCATGCTCAGAAATTGTATATTGACGGAAAAGTATCTGATACTGAAAAGAAACCTCTGGAAAATGTCACGATATATCTTTTAAAACAAAAAGATTCCTCCATTGTCAACTACACTGCTACGAATAAAGAAGGTAAATTTTCTTTGAAGATTGATGAAGTAAAAGAGCCATCTATCCTAAAAATTGATGCTGAAAAATTATCATATTCAAAAGCATTCGAAAAAATAGAACAATCATTATCCCTTGGAGATATAGAACTTAGCAAAAAGGAAGTGATTACGATTGATGAGGTAAAAATCACTGTTTCTCCCGTAAAGGTAAAGAATGACACTATAGAATTCAATGCAGCAGCCATTAAGGTACGTCCTGACAGTAAAATTGAGGAACTTTTGAAGCAAATTCCCGGGGTAGAAATTGGCAATGATGGAAAAATTACAGCCAACGGAAAAGAAGTGGATCAGATCATGGTTAATGGAAAACCTTTTTTTGATAAGGATGGTAAAATTGCCCTGCAAAACCTACCTGCCGACATTATTAAGAATATCCAGTTTACTACCACCAAAACAAAGGAGGAAGAACTGAGCGGAAAACCTCCAAAATCTCAAAATACAACCATTAATTTCAATATTGATGAAAAGAAAAACAAAGGTCTTCTTTCAAGATTGACGCTGGGCTACGGATCAGATAAACGGTATGAGGGAAGCGGATTGCTAAGTTATTTTAAAGGAGATTCCAAGATCAGTCTTTTGGCTTCCTCTAATAATATTAATTCGAAAAGTATTTCTGCGGATGATGTGTTTGATAATATGGGACGTGGCAGAGGTTCGGGAACGCAAAACAGCAGTAGTGGTATTCAAAAATCTACCACCATTGGCCTTAATTATAATGACAAACTTGGAAATGATGCAGATCTTGATAACCTCAGCCTAAAATATTCAAAGTCTGAGATGGAAACCCGTTCCAAGGTTTCAAGAACTACACTTCTTCCGGATTATACGCTAAAAACCAATTCTGAAAGTAACGGTGATAATGAATCGAAACAATATAGCTTTGAAACTTCAGCGAGAATAAAGCTGGATTCGATGACCAACATTTATATAATGCCTTCTTTTTCAAAGTCTGAGAACTTCAGCTTGAGCAGATCAACTTCATCTACTTTAAGAGACGAGAAACTTCTGAATGAAAGCACGTCTTCCACCCAGACCAACGGAGAAAGCAATACATTCGCACCCAATATTTATTTTACCAAAAACCTGAAGAAAAAAGGGCGATCAATATCTGCCAACATCAACACTTCAATTTCTGAGACAAAAAATGACAATATCAATCAGTCCCAAAATATATTTTACAAGGAATCTGATATTACCACAGACAACAGAAATCAACTGCAAAGAACAAGGGGACAGAGCAATAATTATACTTTCACTACCGTATATACAGAGCCTATTTCAGATTCTGCAACGGTAAGCTTTGGATTACAATATAACTCAAAATTGTCCCTTGATGTAAGGGATTTTAGTGATTTTGACCCTGCCACCGGACAATATTCTCAATATAACACACGTCTTTCCAACAGTATGGATCAAAAGATCAATCAGTTTTCTCCGGAACTTTCTTTTTTCCTCTACAAAAAGAAATTCAACGCCTGGAGTACTGTTAATTTTGATATTTCAGATATGAAAGTAAACTCTGTATTCAATGGACAGCTATATGATCTTCAGAAAAATTTTTTCCTGCCCAGATATACGGTTAATTTTCAGTACGTTTTTTCTGACCGCAAGAGGTTAACCTTAATGAATTCTTCTAACTTTAATATTCCTGATGCAGAAAAATTAATTCCTTATAAGGATGAATCTGATCCATTAATTACCTATACCGGAAATCCTGATCTAAAAAACACATGGACAAACAGCAGCAATATTTCCTTTAGCAGCTTTAATATTGTAAATAATTTCAACTATTATATCAATGCAGGGTTTACCTATAGAAATAATGATATTACACAATATTCTCAATATGACAGCTCCGGAAAACAGATTGTAACCTACAGCAATATAAGCGGGAATAAAAACTTCAATGTAAGCTCAGGCTTAACCAAGACTTTTAAATGGAAAGACAATAAATTAAGCATTAATCCAAGATTCAGTATGAGTTATACTTATAACAACGGCTTTATCAATGGACAGCTATTTAAAAGTAATTCATACAGCTTCAATCCGGGACTGAATCTGAGCTATGAGATTAAGGATAAACTTACCATAAAACCCTCCTATAAACTGGGATACAGCCTTTCAAACTACTCCAATTACAGGGTAGACAAGGTGAATACAGCCAATCAGTCATTAAAACTGGAACTTACCAATTACCTGTTTCAAAGCAGACTTATCTTTGGGAATGACTTTGAATACAATACCAATTCTAATATTGCCCCTGGATTCAAAAAGGATTTTTACTTCTGGAATACCAGCTTGGGATATTCATTCTACAATAAGCAGTTTATCGCTAAAGTAAAGGTTTATGACGTATTAAATCAAAATCAAAGCGTAAGAAGAACCATTACGGATTCTTATTTTGAAGACCGCGAAGACTTAATTCTAAAGCGATACATTATGTTTTCTCTTAGTATGAAGCTTAATAAGTTTGCGGGCAAAAAACCGAAGAAAAAATAAACATCGCACCTATATATTTTAAAATCACAAAAGTTTGTGAACACCTAAGCTATTTTTAAGTTACTACTAACTGTTTGAGAAGTGTCCTTAAGATTTTACTGATATCAATAGTAAAAAAATAAAGCAAATTCATTTTTAAGAGAGATTCTGATTATAAAATACAATAACAGTCTTTTTTTATTTTTAAATTAGCCTCAAATTTTACTTATGAAGATTCATCTTTCAATTTTACTTATTCTCTTTTTCATTCTTGGAAAGACTCAGAACACTGAACAAAAAGATAGTTTTGTTAAAGACAATTTCACCAAGAAAGAATTTTATATTCCCATGCGTGACGGAATTAAGCTTTTCACTGCAGTGTATATTCCAAAGGACATTTCCAATAAAAACAAATATCCGTTCCTGATGCAGAGAACCTGCTACAGCATTGCTCCTTATGGTGAAAACGAATATAAGACGAAAGTTGGACCTAATTCCTTTTTGATGAAAGACAAGTACATTTTTGTATATCAGGATGTGCGTGGAAGATATATGAGTGAGGGAACTTTTACCAATATGACTCCGCAGGTGGAGCATAAGACAAAAAAGGACGTGGATGAAAGTACGGATACTTACGATACCATAGAATGGCTTTTGAAAAACGTTAAAGATAACAATGGCAAAGCAGGACAATTTGGAACTTCTTATCCCGGGTTTTATACTGCTGTAGGAACATTGGCACAACATCCGGCTTTGGTAGCCTCTTCTCCTCAGGCTCCAATTTCAGATTTCTGGAATGATGATTTTCTTCACAACGGAAGATTTATGTTGGGATATTTCAGAACATTTCCTGTTTTTGGAGTTCAGAAAACAAAGCCCGAGCAAAAAGCATGGTATATGGATTCTTTCATTAAACAAACTTCTGAGGACGGTCTGAAATTCTACAGAGAAATGGGTACCCTGAAAGATGCCTATGAGAAATATTATAAGAATAATTTCTTCATGACAGAAATTATGAATCATACCAACTATGATGAATTCTGGCAAAAAAGAGGTCTTCTTCCTCATCTTAAAAATATTAACCACGCAGTAATGACTGTTGGAGGATGGTTTGATGCAGAAGATCTATCCGGACCTTTAAATATTTACAAAACAATAGAAAAAACAAGCCCTAAAGCTAAAAACACTATTGTAATGGGACCTTTCTCGCATGGTGGATGGTCTCAGGAGCAAGGCAAGCATTTCCATAGTGAAACTTATTTCGGAGACAGCATTGCAACGTATTACCAGAAAAATATTGAAACAAAATTCTTTAATCACTACTTGAAAGGAAATACCAAGGAAGATGCTGGACTTCCTGAAGCTTTAATGTATGATACAGGAGCTAAGGAATGGAAAGAATTTACGTCTTATCCACCTAAAAATGCACAGAAAGTGAATTTTTATTTATCAGATAAAACTCTAAAAAAGACTTCGGGACAAGGCTATTCTGAGTATTATAGCGATCCTAACAATCCTGTATTAAGCTCTGATCATTTAAAAGATTTCAATGGCTTTACTCCAAAAAATTACATGTCGGAGGACCAAAGATTTGCTGTGGGAAGACCGGATGTACTGACGTTCACAACAGATGTACTGACAGATGATATTGCTTTTGCGGGAGAGATTTTGGCTAAACTTAATATTTCCTCATCATCTACCGATGCTGACTTTGCGGTAAAACTAATAGACGTTTATCCCGAAGATTTCAAACCTGCGGAAAAGAAAGACGGTGTGATCTATGGAAATTATCACCAAATGGTAAGAAGTGAAATCATGCCTGCAAGGTTCAGAAATTCTAAAGAAAAAGGAGAAGCTTTAGTTCCTAATCAAAAAACAGCAGTGAATTTCAGGCTTCAGGATGTTGTTCACACATTTAAAAAAGGGCATAAAATCCAAATCCAGATCAGCAGTACGTGGTTTCCGCTTTTTGCTATCAACCCACAGAAATTCTTGGATAATCCAAACTTTGCATCGAAAGAGGATTACACTAAGGCATTTATTAAAATATATGATGACAGTTCCATTGAGGCTGAAATTTTAAAATAAACTGAAAAAGCTGTTCGTTTGAACAGCTTTTTATATTCTTAGGTTTTGGCTAAATCCCACTTCTACGGATAGACAAACTGAGCACAGACCTTTAATAAAAATCTAATTTCTAATACTATTCTTCTTCAATTGTTCTGAAAGTAAGATTCACTCTTGGAGTTTTTACTTTTGTTGTGGGCGGAAGCCTGTGAAGCCAATGATCCTGGGTAGCTCCTTTCATGATTAATAAACTTCCGGTTTCAAGGAATATTTCTACTTTCTCCTTTGTACTTTTATGTTTAAATAAAAACTTCCTCTCTGCTCCAAAAGTTAAGGAAGCAATGGCACCATGTTTTTTCAGATCCGTTTCACCATCGCTGTGATAGGCCATGCCCTCACTTCCATCATGGTATAAATTAAGCAGGCAGGAGTTGTATGTTTCTCCGGAAACCTCCTCACACTTCTGTTTTAGTTTCAAAAGTTCAGGAGTCCAGAATTTAGCATATTTTGTTCTGTTTGAATACGTATATTCAAATGCTTTTTCCCCAAACCACGCTACTTTACGTTTGGTTAGAATTAGTTTTCCGAAGATCACTGCCTCATCATTTTCCCAGGGAATTTGATTGAACAGATAATCATAATACCCATCAGATTCTTCTTTTGTGAAAACCTTTCCATAATAATGAACAGTGCCGTCATGTGGAAGAAGACTTAAGGGATAATCTGGTGTTTCATCAAACAAGCTTAGCATAATACTTTGTTTTGTGAGGTGTAATAATTTCTAAACACAAATTTCACTAATATTTTCACAAATAGCACAATAGCTGTTACTTAAAATTTTTGTGATCAATTTAAGAATAGATTTGTGAGCTTTCCCAGCCTACAATCAACTGTTTCCTATCACTTCCCCATCGGTAACCACCAAGATGGCCCGTAGATTGAATCACACGGTGACACGGAATAAGAAATGCTACCGGATTGCTTCCTATGGCCGTTCCTACAGCTCTGGATGCTTTAGAATTTCCTATTTTTTCAGCAAGGCTACCATAAGTAGATAATTTCCCCATGGGAATTGTCAATAGACTTTCCCAGACTTTAAGCTGAAAATCGGTACCCTTTAAGTGAAGTTTGATAGTATTGAGCTTGGTCCAGTCTTTATCGAATATGGACAATGCATTTTTTTGAAGAGTGTCCTGTTTTTCAAAAAAAGAAGCATTAGGAAATTTATGCTTTAAATTCCCTAATGCTGATTCTTTGTCATTTTCAAAAGCCATATGGCAAATCCCTTTTTCTGTAGATGCTACCAATATGTTTCCAAAAGGACTTTCGGAAAAGCTATAATTAATGGCAAGGTTTTTTCCTCCATTCTTATATTCTGCCGGAGACATTCCTTCTATTTTCACAAACAGATCATGAAGTCTGCTTGTACTGGAAAGTCCCGTTTCATAAGCGGTATCAAAAATACTTGCTTTTTCTTCCTTTAATAAATTTTTAGCATGTTCAAGGCTGATGAACTGCAAAAATTTCTTCGGACTTGTTCCTGCCCAATCTGTAAATATCTTCTGAAAATGGGCCGGACTCAAGTGAATATTCTCTGCCACTTCCTCCAAATTTGGCTGAAGCCTGAAATTGCTCTGGATATACTCTATCGCTTTGGCAATTCTATTATAATCTATCTGACTTTGTGTGGACATTTTACTTTGTTTTTACCTCACAAATTTCCAAAGAATATACGGCAGAAAAAATCCGATTCTTGCGGAATATTAGTTGTTGTTATAAATATCGTTATAAGCAAGCATTTTGTAATATAACTTCGCTGATAAGAAAGCGGTTGGCTTAGCCATTGGAGAATCCATTAATTCTACAATATCGAATGCCACTACATTACATTTTTCAAATACTCTTCTTAATAATTCCAACGTTGGGTACCACTGTAATCCACCTGGCTCAGGAGTTCCTGTAGAAGGTGCAATGGAAGGATCGAAAGCATCAAGGTCAATCGTAATATATACGTTTCCTGAAACTTTTTCTAATACATCATTGATCCAGTTTTCGTTGTTAGCAATTTCGTGAGCAAAGAATACTCTTCCTTCCGGTAGATATTGAGCTTCTTCTGCATCCATAGAACGGATTCCCACCTGAACCAGGTTATGCTTTTGATTTGCTTCAAATACTGCACAAGCATGGTTAGAAGTTGAACCGTGGAACTCAGGACGTAGATCTGTATGAGCGTCTAATTGAAGAACCGTTAAATTCTCAAATTTCTCACCTACCGCACGGATAGAACCAATAGAAACAGAGTGCTCACCACCGAAAAGAGTAAATATTTTTCCCTCATTGTTCAAAAGCTCTTTTGTTTTTTGGTAAACAGCTTCAGTCATTGCCTCAGGGCTAGAGTTTTCACTCACTTCACCAGCCAGGTATACTCCCTGCAAAAATGGTTCAGTACCTGTTTCAATATCATAAAGCTCCATATTTTCAGAAGCGTTTAAGAATAATTCTGGACCTTTATCTGCTCCTTTTCCCCATGTTGAAGTTCCATCATAAGGAACTGTTACCAACATTACCTTCGAATTCTCTAACGTTGCGTTTTCTTCGGGAATTCCTGCGTATGTTCTCATGCTTTATTTAAAAATTTTAATGTTGTAAAGATTGAAATATTAACCGCAAAGATACAAAGAAAGTTATGAGTTTTGAGAATGTCTAATTTACAATTTACTAATATCAAATTAAAATTCAAGACTATAAATCTGATGGATGAAGTCCTAATATCTTACGTCTTGTCTCTTTCAACTTTAAAATCAAATAACTATTTTTACAAAAAACTTTATATATGTCTTTAAAAGCTGTTCTTTTCGATATGGATGGGGTGATTGTAGACACAGAACCCTTGCATAGAAAAGCTTACTTCAAAACGTTTGATGAATTGGAAATTGCAGTTTCCGAAGATTTATACACTTCTTTTACCGGTGCTTCTACCAAAAGGGTCTGTGAAGCATTAATCAGTAAATATGACTTGAGCCATACTCACGAAGCCATTGCCGGAATCAAAAGATCTCACTTCAAGGATTATTTTTACAATGATGATGAGTTTGATTTAATTCCCGGGGTTAGAAAACTGATTGAGCATTATCATGAAAATGGAATCAAGCTTATTTTAGCTTCTTCTGCAACCATGACAACAATCAATATGGTTTTTGATAAATTCGGACTTGAAAAATATTTCAGTGGGAAGATCAGTGGTGCCGATTTAAAGGAATCCAAACCTCATCCCGAAGTATTTTTACTGGCAGCTGAAATGGCAGAAGAACCTGTAGAAAACTGTATGGTTATTGAAGATTCCACCAATGGAATTCTTGCAGCACATAGAGCAAAAATCTTCTGTGCGGCCTATAGAAGTCCACATTCAAAAAATCAGGACTATACATTGGCAGATACTGTTATTTCAGATTATGAAGAACTTGAACTCGATAAGATTTCTAAATACTTTTAAAATAAAAGAAGCTCTCAAATTTGAGAGCTTCTTTTTTATATCTGTTTGTCCTTTAATTAGGTAAAAGCAAAATTATTGCATTGCTTTAACACTTCAAAACGACTGTCTAAGATCTTATTTGTACCCTAAAAGTTTCAATATATCTTCTGGCTCCTGTTTTTCACGGAAGACTTCATAGTGTAATTCACCATTCTCATCTTTCTGGATCAGGACATGTCTTGGCTGAGGCATCAGGCAGTGGTGTACTCCACCGTATCCTCCAATTGTTTCCTGATATGCTCCGGTATGGAAGAAACCAATATACAATGGCTTCGTATCACTGAAAACAGGTAAATAAATGGCATTGGTATGCTGCTCAGAGTTATAATAATCATCCGAATCACACGTTAATCCACCCAGGAATACTCTTTCATAAGTATCTTCCCAACGGTTTAGCGGAAGCATGATAAAGTGTCTTGAGATTGCCCAGGTATCAGGAAGTGTAGTCATGAAAGAAGAATCAATCATATTCCACTTTTCTCTGTCATTCTGACGTTTTTGGGAAATAATCTTATAAAGGTTAGCTCCACTTTCTCCAACTGTAAAACTTCCGAATTCAGTATAAATATTTGGTTCTTCTACTCCTTCTTCTTCACAGAATTTTTTGATTTGAGAAACAATTTCCTCTACCATATATTGGTAATCGTAATCAAAGTTCAATGAAGTTTTGATTGGGAAACCACCACCTATATTCAAAGAATCTACTTCTGGAGCAATTTTTTTCAAACGTGCATATACACGAAGACATTTGTACAATTCATTCCAGTAGTATGAAGTGTCTTTAATCCCCGTATTGATGAAGAAGTGAAGCATCTTCAGTCTTGCATTCGGGTGTTCAGCAATCTTCTGGCTGTAGTAAGGGATGATATCTTTGTATCCGATTCCCAGTCTTGAGGTATAAAATTCAAATTTTGGTTCCTCTTCAGATGCAATTCTGATTCCGATATTGAATGTAGAATCTATACTTTCCGTAAGCTTATCAAGTTCACGGTAATTATCCAAAATTGGAGTAATGTTTTCAAAACCGTTATTAATCATATCTGAAATTTTCATCAGATAATCATCCGTTTTGAATCCATTACAGATTACTTCAATGTTTTTATCTACCTTTTGTTTCTCATAAAGTGACTTCACAATATCCATGTCATAAGCAGAAGAAGTTTCTATCGAAATATCATTCTTCAAAGCCTCTTCCAATACAAAATTGAAATGACTGGATTTTGTACAGTAACAGTAGGTATAATTCTTTTTATATTCGGCTTTCTCAAAAGCTTCTTTAAACCAGCTTTTGGCTTTCTGAATATTTTGAGAAATTCTCGGCAAGTAGCTAATCTTTAGCGGAGTGCCAAATTGCTCAACAACGTCCATCAATGGAACATCGTGAAACAACAAATTGTTCTCAGAAACATTAAACTCCTCAGTAGGAAAATATAATGTCTGATCAATAAGTTCCGAGTACTTTATTTTCATTTCTAAACAAGTGAATTAAGAAATGCAAAATTGCTAAAAAAGTTTGATTTTTGGATGTTAAAATTATTATAATTTTAAATAAAACCTCAATATTGCCTCTTGCAGAAATTTATAGCTGATAATCAATAGGTAAACTTTTGAATATACTCCTCTCTTTTCATCTCTGAGATCCCCAAAACCTGCTGAATATATGCGTCTGTAGAACCATACTTTTTATCAATCTCCCCAAAAGCGGCATCAAGATACCTTTTTTCCACCCAACTTAATTTTTCCAGCACTTGTAAATCCATCTTTGGATATAGAAAATGCAGGGTATTGGCCAGCCGAAGCCTTTTCTCAACCAAATCTTTTCTAAAGTTGTTGGACAAGAGGTATTCGTTATAAATTGTTTCTTTATCAAACTTCAGTATTGTCAGGACTAGCGCCGTAACAATTCCTGTTC
This genomic interval from Chryseobacterium joostei contains the following:
- a CDS encoding phytanoyl-CoA dioxygenase family protein, with the protein product MSLKNLETYKSHILEYGFSIIDNVFSDDEVEKIIAVLNGIDTSWENFRKSEDLFAIRQFLKEIPEIKDLIFNDNIQRIITEIFGEKYFVVKSIYFDKPETSNWYVAYHQDLTISVDKKLELSNFGPWTTKQNQFAVQPPLNILENIYTIRIHLDNTDENNGALKVVPKSHSKGIYRPETIDWKIESEKICNVEKGGVMLMKPLILHGSNRTTNGKKRRVIHIEFSDMELPEVLQWAERIN
- a CDS encoding dicarboxylate/amino acid:cation symporter codes for the protein MKGQNKLFIAIIIALILGVGIGGIVHVQYPESAEPFSKNIKLLGTVFIRLVQMIIAPLVFTTLVVGIAKMSDIKMIGRVGTKAMLWFISASLISLFIGLILVNWLEPGHVTKLPIQDVASADELLKSSKSFSLEDFVKHMIPKSLFEAFATNEVLQIVVFAIMFGVALANLGEEYSKPVVKLFDIMAHGILKMVGYIMWFAPLGVLGAIAAVVATNGFEIFKVYAIYLRDFFFALGVLWLVLLLVGYFILGNRLFDLLKRIKEPLLIAFSTTSSEAVFPKLVEELEKFGCNSRVVSFILPLGYSFNLDGSMMYMTFASIFIAQIYGIEMTIGQQITMLLVLMLTSKGIAGVPRASLVIIVATCSMFGIPPEGIALILPIDHFCDMGRSMTNVLGNTLATSAVSKWEGQLTEPLDKI
- a CDS encoding BON domain-containing protein, with translation MKKTIAMAALAVAVSFGAVSCKKKISDADLQTQATTVVTSNPNASVEVKEGVAHLSGTFADQQSKDAMIAQLKAITGVKDVMDMSKVEAAPVVAPVETKSAVDPAIQKKVQDAVKDFPTVKVEVVNNELTLTGNVSQEQAKKIKQSVDALKVGKVKYNYTVK
- a CDS encoding SH3 domain-containing protein — translated: MSTLQDKYSSVVAAAQSAGISNLQVQEQDGILYVSGGASNSAAKDAVWNALGAIDSTYSASDINIDVQVEGLASGASLTVATEDSNLNIRQEPSTEAAVVGKAAKGSSVTLIEQTSDDWWKVKNADGQEGYAYSRYLKA
- a CDS encoding outer membrane beta-barrel protein, which gives rise to MKKIILLLILIFNVLILHAQKLYIDGKVSDTEKKPLENVTIYLLKQKDSSIVNYTATNKEGKFSLKIDEVKEPSILKIDAEKLSYSKAFEKIEQSLSLGDIELSKKEVITIDEVKITVSPVKVKNDTIEFNAAAIKVRPDSKIEELLKQIPGVEIGNDGKITANGKEVDQIMVNGKPFFDKDGKIALQNLPADIIKNIQFTTTKTKEEELSGKPPKSQNTTINFNIDEKKNKGLLSRLTLGYGSDKRYEGSGLLSYFKGDSKISLLASSNNINSKSISADDVFDNMGRGRGSGTQNSSSGIQKSTTIGLNYNDKLGNDADLDNLSLKYSKSEMETRSKVSRTTLLPDYTLKTNSESNGDNESKQYSFETSARIKLDSMTNIYIMPSFSKSENFSLSRSTSSTLRDEKLLNESTSSTQTNGESNTFAPNIYFTKNLKKKGRSISANINTSISETKNDNINQSQNIFYKESDITTDNRNQLQRTRGQSNNYTFTTVYTEPISDSATVSFGLQYNSKLSLDVRDFSDFDPATGQYSQYNTRLSNSMDQKINQFSPELSFFLYKKKFNAWSTVNFDISDMKVNSVFNGQLYDLQKNFFLPRYTVNFQYVFSDRKRLTLMNSSNFNIPDAEKLIPYKDESDPLITYTGNPDLKNTWTNSSNISFSSFNIVNNFNYYINAGFTYRNNDITQYSQYDSSGKQIVTYSNISGNKNFNVSSGLTKTFKWKDNKLSINPRFSMSYTYNNGFINGQLFKSNSYSFNPGLNLSYEIKDKLTIKPSYKLGYSLSNYSNYRVDKVNTANQSLKLELTNYLFQSRLIFGNDFEYNTNSNIAPGFKKDFYFWNTSLGYSFYNKQFIAKVKVYDVLNQNQSVRRTITDSYFEDREDLILKRYIMFSLSMKLNKFAGKKPKKK